A genome region from Chengkuizengella sp. SCS-71B includes the following:
- a CDS encoding Cof-type HAD-IIB family hydrolase: protein MKYKMVAIDVDDTLINDDRIVTEATKEALIKAIELDVVITLATGRMFASAKQIAAQINLNVPLITYQGSLVKNLLDEEVIYERSVPEAISDYVFKYAEENKYHLQVYHGDELYVKEENDIVKEYSEVSKVPFKVEADFQTLVSKPLTKLLIINQPEVIDQIAIDLQQKIGDQVHITKSKPFFLEIVHKEATKGHALQFLAQHYGCDISEVIAIGDSWNDHEMLEVAGLGVAMNNAVPALKEIANYITHSNNEDGVKHVIDKFILNAD, encoded by the coding sequence AAGCTACAAAAGAAGCTCTTATCAAAGCCATCGAGCTGGATGTGGTCATCACTTTAGCCACTGGAAGAATGTTTGCATCGGCAAAACAAATTGCTGCACAAATTAATTTAAATGTCCCGTTGATCACATATCAAGGTTCACTTGTTAAAAATTTATTGGATGAAGAAGTTATCTATGAGCGTTCAGTACCTGAAGCAATTAGTGACTATGTATTCAAATATGCAGAAGAAAATAAATATCACCTTCAGGTATATCATGGGGATGAGCTCTATGTAAAAGAAGAAAATGACATCGTCAAAGAATATTCAGAGGTTTCTAAAGTTCCGTTTAAAGTTGAAGCGGATTTTCAAACTCTTGTATCTAAACCATTAACAAAACTTCTAATCATCAATCAGCCAGAGGTTATAGATCAAATTGCAATTGACTTGCAGCAAAAAATCGGAGATCAAGTTCATATTACAAAATCAAAACCATTTTTCTTAGAAATTGTTCATAAAGAAGCTACAAAGGGACATGCACTACAGTTTTTAGCCCAGCATTATGGTTGTGATATATCTGAAGTTATTGCAATTGGAGACAGCTGGAACGATCACGAAATGTTAGAGGTGGCAGGTCTAGGTGTAGCTATGAATAACGCTGTTCCTGCACTGAAGGAAATTGCGAATTATATTACTCATAGTAATAATGAAGATGGCGTGAAGCACGTCATTGATAAATTTATTTTAAACGCAGATTAA
- the glsA gene encoding glutaminase A: MIVDYSILDSLIKESKNHCNEGKVASYIPELSKVPGDLLGITVHEVGKEPVSAGECMPKFTLQSISKVFTLLLALMDRGEKQVFDKVGMEPTGDMYNSLMKLEIVTPGKPFNPMINAGAITVTSFIDGDNVNHRFERILSFIQMLSGDDSISYNEKVYRSEDQTAHRNRALAYLLKDNLILEGNVEEHLEVYFKQCSIETSCSNLARMGMILANNGKDPATSKQLIPKRYVQIAKTFMITCGMYNASGEFAIEAGIPAKSGVSGGILSVAPNMGIGVIGPALDYKGNSIAGIRLLTRLSQEWNLSIF, encoded by the coding sequence ATGATCGTGGATTATTCAATCTTAGATTCACTAATTAAAGAAAGCAAAAACCACTGCAATGAAGGAAAAGTGGCAAGTTACATTCCTGAACTGTCCAAAGTACCTGGAGACTTATTAGGCATTACAGTACATGAAGTTGGCAAAGAACCTGTATCTGCAGGAGAATGTATGCCAAAATTTACACTTCAGAGCATATCTAAAGTTTTTACATTATTATTAGCATTAATGGATCGGGGAGAAAAACAGGTTTTTGATAAAGTAGGCATGGAACCGACAGGGGATATGTATAACTCATTAATGAAACTAGAAATTGTAACCCCTGGTAAACCTTTTAATCCAATGATTAATGCAGGTGCGATTACGGTTACTTCTTTCATTGATGGTGATAATGTAAATCATCGCTTTGAACGAATTTTATCTTTTATTCAAATGCTGAGCGGAGATGATTCTATTTCATATAATGAAAAAGTATATCGTTCAGAGGATCAAACAGCACATCGTAACCGTGCATTGGCTTATTTGTTAAAGGACAACCTAATCTTAGAAGGAAATGTGGAAGAACATTTAGAGGTATATTTTAAGCAATGTTCGATTGAAACTAGTTGTAGCAATTTAGCTCGTATGGGTATGATATTAGCCAACAATGGAAAAGACCCTGCAACATCTAAGCAGCTAATTCCTAAAAGATATGTTCAAATTGCTAAAACATTTATGATTACTTGCGGTATGTATAACGCATCAGGGGAATTTGCCATTGAAGCTGGCATTCCTGCCAAAAGTGGTGTTTCTGGCGGAATTCTATCAGTTGCTCCAAATATGGGGATCGGTGTTATTGGTCCAGCATTAGATTATAAGGGGAATAGTATTGCTGGAATTAGGTTGTTAACTCGTTTATCACAAGAATGGAACTTAAGTATATTCTAG